In a genomic window of Bradyrhizobium sp. LLZ17:
- a CDS encoding DUF1810 domain-containing protein, whose protein sequence is MTDPFDLNRFVLAQNPVYRLVQGELSRGRKQSHWMWFIFPQLAGLGFSAMSRRYAIASRAEASAYLAHPVLGRRLLECTGLVLAVEGRTIDAILGAPDDAKFRSSMTLFGAVSDNPIFGEAIARYFAGERDGATLEILAALDRQET, encoded by the coding sequence ATGACCGATCCTTTCGACCTAAATCGGTTCGTTCTGGCCCAAAACCCGGTCTATCGCCTCGTCCAGGGCGAGCTGTCGCGGGGCCGGAAGCAAAGCCATTGGATGTGGTTCATCTTCCCGCAGCTCGCCGGTCTCGGCTTCAGCGCCATGTCCCGGCGCTACGCCATCGCCTCGCGGGCGGAGGCCAGCGCCTACCTCGCCCACCCCGTCCTCGGTCGCCGCCTCCTCGAATGTACGGGCCTGGTCCTCGCGGTCGAAGGCCGGACCATCGATGCGATCCTGGGTGCACCGGACGACGCAAAATTCCGCTCGTCGATGACGCTGTTCGGCGCCGTTTCAGACAATCCCATTTTCGGCGAGGCGATCGCCCGATATTTCGCGGGCGAGCGCGACGGCGCGACCCTGGAGATCCTCGCCGCCCTCGATCGACAGGAGACGTGA
- a CDS encoding methyl-accepting chemotaxis protein, translating to MKIGTLLTTAIVSLSTVGGGLAVYVAVTKYQTMGRIGEAQGRLAIVRAVSDIPRYLNPERGFATNILYGPATVDPAQLAEHDKLRKQTDGARDKMNALRKDMPGPFDDGNTIGSNIDSIDSKFTAIRAAVDKAIAGPADARKEAARKIVADNAVLNSAVTGLLNEQVRRMAILNGDAYRQASYANIAMTLRDIGGLNASLHKNLVGSKKVASESEKADIARSQGRNDQIVMSLQELRGNPATPANVAAALETLESAYVEGFGRELKLVKDGAASGKYEHDLDIYYPASQRGLGAIIGVRDAFYDNAEQILAGASSAARTSFTVALAGLIAVLIASVGLVVTVRRRVCAPIVGLTSRMSRLAEGEVTEAIPGAERSDEIGAMAAAVQVFKDNMIRADRLAAEKQAENDGKMRRAQALDELTRAFEAKVTELVGGLSQASSTMESTAQSMTSTAAQTNNQAAVVAAASEQTSTNVQTVASATEELTSSIAEIGRQVAQSTEIAARAVENARRTGDTARALAEGAQKIGDVVTLIQSIAEQTNLLALNATIEAARAGDAGRGFAVVAAEVKSLAGQTAKATTEISEQISAIQSASDETVTAIRNVANVIAEIDQIGTAIAAAIEQQGSATKEISRSVQEAARGTQEVNTNISGVQRAADDTGGAASDVLGAAEQLSVQSRDLAGQFDRFLSEVRAA from the coding sequence ATGAAAATCGGTACGCTTCTCACCACCGCTATCGTCTCGCTCTCGACCGTCGGCGGCGGCCTCGCGGTCTACGTCGCGGTGACGAAATACCAGACGATGGGCAGGATTGGGGAAGCACAGGGCCGGTTGGCGATCGTCCGGGCCGTGAGCGACATCCCGCGCTATCTCAACCCCGAGCGCGGCTTCGCCACCAACATCCTGTACGGACCTGCGACCGTCGATCCCGCACAGCTCGCCGAGCATGACAAGCTGCGCAAGCAGACCGACGGCGCACGCGACAAGATGAATGCGCTGCGCAAGGACATGCCCGGCCCGTTCGATGACGGCAACACCATCGGCAGCAACATCGACAGCATCGACTCGAAGTTCACAGCGATACGCGCGGCCGTCGACAAGGCGATCGCGGGACCGGCGGATGCGCGCAAGGAGGCGGCCAGGAAGATCGTCGCCGACAACGCCGTGCTCAACAGCGCTGTAACCGGGCTGCTCAACGAGCAGGTCCGCCGCATGGCGATCCTGAATGGCGACGCCTACCGGCAGGCCAGCTACGCCAATATCGCCATGACACTGCGCGACATCGGCGGCCTCAACGCCAGCCTGCACAAGAACCTGGTCGGCTCGAAGAAGGTGGCGAGTGAGAGCGAGAAGGCCGACATCGCCCGCTCGCAAGGCCGCAACGACCAGATCGTGATGTCGCTCCAGGAGCTGCGCGGCAATCCGGCGACACCCGCCAATGTCGCCGCCGCGCTCGAGACGCTGGAGTCCGCCTATGTCGAGGGGTTCGGCCGTGAACTGAAGCTCGTCAAGGACGGCGCGGCCAGCGGCAAATACGAGCACGACCTCGATATTTATTACCCGGCGTCGCAGCGCGGCCTCGGCGCCATCATCGGCGTGCGCGACGCCTTCTACGACAATGCGGAGCAAATCCTGGCCGGCGCCTCGTCGGCCGCGCGCACGAGCTTCACGGTCGCACTCGCAGGCCTCATCGCCGTGCTGATCGCGAGCGTGGGTCTTGTGGTGACCGTGCGCCGCCGCGTCTGTGCGCCGATTGTCGGCCTGACGTCGCGGATGTCGCGGCTCGCCGAGGGCGAGGTTACCGAAGCTATCCCTGGCGCCGAGCGCTCCGACGAGATCGGGGCGATGGCCGCGGCCGTGCAGGTGTTCAAGGACAATATGATCCGGGCTGACCGGCTCGCAGCCGAGAAGCAGGCCGAGAACGATGGCAAGATGCGGCGTGCGCAGGCGCTCGACGAGCTCACCCGCGCGTTCGAGGCCAAGGTCACCGAGCTCGTCGGCGGCCTGTCACAGGCGTCCTCGACGATGGAGAGCACGGCGCAGTCGATGACCTCGACGGCGGCCCAGACCAATAACCAGGCTGCGGTGGTGGCGGCCGCTTCCGAGCAGACCTCGACCAACGTCCAGACGGTCGCGAGCGCGACCGAAGAGCTGACCTCCTCGATCGCCGAGATCGGCCGCCAGGTCGCACAAAGCACCGAGATCGCAGCCCGCGCGGTCGAGAATGCCCGCCGCACCGGGGACACTGCGCGTGCACTCGCGGAAGGCGCGCAGAAGATCGGCGACGTCGTGACGCTGATCCAGAGCATCGCCGAGCAGACCAATCTCCTGGCCTTGAACGCGACCATCGAGGCCGCGCGCGCCGGCGACGCCGGCCGCGGCTTTGCAGTCGTCGCCGCCGAAGTGAAGTCGCTGGCTGGCCAGACCGCCAAGGCCACCACCGAAATCTCCGAGCAGATTTCCGCGATCCAGAGCGCCAGCGACGAGACCGTGACCGCCATCCGCAACGTCGCCAACGTCATCGCCGAGATCGACCAGATCGGCACCGCGATTGCGGCTGCCATCGAGCAACAGGGCTCGGCGACGAAGGAGATTTCCCGCAGCGTGCAGGAAGCTGCGCGCGGCACCCAGGAGGTCAACACCAACATATCAGGCGTGCAGCGCGCTGCCGACGACACCGGCGGCGCCGCCTCGGACGTGCTGGGCGCCGCCGAACAGCTTTCGGTGCAGTCGCGCGACCTCGCTGGACAGTTCGACCGCTTCCTCAGCGAAGTCAGGGCGGCGTAG
- a CDS encoding NADPH-dependent FMN reductase yields MSNRILVLYGSYRSDRVGIRLANFVIDRLRARGEEVEFIDAKAIGLPMLDRMYKEHPKGTAPEALEKLAGQIRSADGFVFVTGEYNWGIQPGLKNLTDHFLEEWFWRPAAIVSYSAGRLSGARASTAWHGTLSEMGMVVVSSTIGVGPIAQTLSEAGEPIGEGGKALERSFPRFADDLLWWIEAAKSQRTRKSPPY; encoded by the coding sequence ATGAGCAACCGCATCCTTGTCCTCTACGGTTCCTACCGTTCCGACCGCGTGGGCATTCGGCTGGCCAATTTCGTCATCGATCGCCTGCGCGCCCGCGGCGAGGAGGTCGAGTTCATCGACGCCAAGGCGATCGGCCTGCCGATGCTGGACCGCATGTACAAGGAACATCCGAAGGGCACGGCACCCGAGGCGCTCGAGAAGCTGGCCGGGCAGATCCGCAGCGCTGACGGATTTGTGTTCGTCACCGGCGAATACAATTGGGGCATTCAGCCTGGATTGAAGAATCTCACCGACCATTTCCTGGAGGAATGGTTCTGGCGCCCGGCCGCGATCGTGAGCTATTCCGCCGGCCGCCTGTCCGGCGCGCGCGCCTCGACCGCTTGGCACGGCACGCTGTCGGAGATGGGCATGGTGGTGGTGTCGAGCACGATCGGCGTCGGCCCGATCGCGCAGACATTGTCGGAGGCGGGTGAGCCGATCGGCGAGGGCGGCAAGGCGCTGGAACGGTCGTTCCCGCGCTTTGCCGATGACCTGCTCTGGTGGATCGAGGCGGCCAAGTCGCAGCGGACGCGCAAGTCGCCGCCTTACTGA
- a CDS encoding helix-turn-helix domain-containing protein has protein sequence MTSIDDAPALAPKIFRFSDVDEFRSSIRGLNIEFTPFVRRISAEQIILRLPACDVNVTRAFPRVVDAQLVADCTAVGFAMDDLEVPIRFNGAQRDRAVIVIGSSGAAYNTIEEVQRQVASIVFRPEVKNRGWPETRLSFKILETSPLALYALRKVVWEVVAAGSEPIDPAEVPLKAAAMTESLFGAVDAAFANLAPARWTLRPNDERQFKIFRDIRALLADDLAQPIYSEELARKLGLSVRSLHDVVRRYRGMSLHRYLRLRRLWLVRQRLLAGAESVKAVALAFGFWHLSDFSRSYRDQFGETPSATLERGRRR, from the coding sequence ATGACCAGCATTGATGATGCGCCTGCGTTGGCGCCAAAGATATTTCGCTTTTCAGACGTCGATGAGTTTCGCAGTTCGATCCGTGGCCTGAACATTGAGTTCACGCCGTTTGTGCGAAGGATTTCTGCAGAGCAGATCATTCTGCGCTTGCCCGCTTGCGACGTGAACGTGACGCGGGCGTTTCCGCGCGTGGTGGACGCGCAGCTCGTCGCGGATTGCACGGCGGTCGGTTTTGCGATGGATGACCTTGAAGTCCCGATCCGCTTCAACGGTGCGCAGCGCGACCGTGCGGTCATCGTCATCGGCAGCAGCGGGGCGGCCTATAACACCATTGAGGAGGTGCAGCGGCAGGTCGCCTCCATCGTGTTCCGGCCCGAGGTGAAAAATCGCGGCTGGCCCGAGACGCGCTTGAGCTTCAAGATATTGGAGACCAGTCCGTTGGCGCTGTACGCGCTGCGGAAGGTCGTCTGGGAGGTGGTGGCCGCCGGATCCGAGCCGATCGATCCCGCCGAAGTGCCGCTGAAAGCGGCAGCGATGACGGAGTCTCTGTTCGGCGCGGTCGACGCGGCGTTCGCCAACCTCGCTCCCGCGCGCTGGACGCTGCGGCCGAACGACGAGCGGCAGTTCAAGATCTTTCGGGACATCCGGGCGCTGTTGGCCGATGACCTCGCCCAGCCCATCTACAGCGAGGAGTTGGCGCGCAAGCTCGGCCTTTCCGTCCGCAGCTTGCATGATGTCGTCCGCCGCTATCGCGGCATGAGCCTGCACCGTTACTTGCGCCTGCGGCGGTTGTGGCTGGTCCGCCAGCGGCTCCTGGCCGGCGCCGAGAGCGTGAAGGCGGTCGCGCTGGCCTTCGGCTTCTGGCATCTGAGCGATTTCTCTCGAAGCTATCGCGACCAGTTCGGCGAGACGCCCTCCGCTACGCTGGAGCGTGGACGCAGGCGATAG
- a CDS encoding DUF2336 domain-containing protein, with amino-acid sequence MLAHSPADILVELEEVVAAGPPERCVRILSGIVRLLAATSDRQQELLVNVVDGILLRLTRGVGASALIHLSNALAELSPAPRATLRQLASHEDPDVAYPILLKSQALSMDDLEAVAASCSERHQLAIAGRDRIEAAVVEALVKRGGRAVCLALIANPGARFSNTAYALLVVSCAADDAITKAVALRPGTPDVVVRKLLSASPAKAPARSDAFAAPPAPSPEPAPAPLKRPCSADYASARPEIVALNRLGKLNDSSVNRFAIRGETANLFTALSVLSGAPIEIVEHVMTDDDCEGLVMACRASRLNWQTTLAILSNRSGARLSFTQRERAQHIFESVLLSTSQWTVRWGEIAAGASTSDQAQRRRKTGSNR; translated from the coding sequence ATGCTGGCACATTCGCCTGCCGATATTCTTGTCGAGTTAGAGGAGGTGGTCGCAGCCGGGCCGCCCGAGCGCTGTGTCCGCATCCTGTCGGGCATCGTTCGTCTGCTCGCCGCGACCAGCGACCGCCAGCAGGAACTGCTCGTCAACGTCGTCGACGGCATCCTCCTTCGCCTCACGCGAGGTGTGGGTGCCAGCGCGTTGATTCACCTGAGCAATGCGCTTGCCGAACTCAGTCCGGCGCCGCGGGCTACCTTGCGACAGCTGGCTTCCCACGAAGATCCGGATGTGGCGTATCCGATTTTGCTCAAATCGCAAGCACTCTCAATGGACGACCTCGAGGCGGTTGCTGCGTCCTGCAGCGAACGCCATCAGCTTGCGATCGCGGGCCGAGACCGGATCGAAGCGGCTGTGGTTGAGGCGTTGGTGAAACGCGGCGGCCGGGCCGTCTGCCTTGCGCTGATCGCGAACCCCGGCGCCAGGTTCTCGAATACCGCTTATGCGCTGCTCGTCGTCAGCTGCGCCGCGGATGACGCGATCACGAAGGCAGTGGCGCTCCGGCCAGGCACGCCCGACGTTGTCGTGCGCAAGCTGCTCTCCGCTTCCCCGGCCAAGGCTCCAGCCAGATCCGATGCCTTCGCAGCGCCGCCTGCGCCGAGCCCGGAGCCCGCTCCCGCTCCACTGAAGCGGCCTTGCTCGGCCGACTATGCGAGCGCAAGGCCGGAGATCGTCGCGCTCAATCGCCTCGGCAAGCTCAACGACTCCTCGGTGAACCGCTTCGCGATCCGCGGCGAGACCGCCAATCTGTTCACCGCCTTGTCGGTGCTCTCGGGGGCGCCGATCGAGATCGTCGAGCATGTCATGACCGATGACGATTGCGAAGGCCTGGTGATGGCGTGCCGGGCTTCGCGCCTGAACTGGCAGACCACGCTGGCGATCCTGAGCAACCGCAGCGGTGCACGTCTTTCCTTCACACAGCGCGAACGCGCGCAGCACATCTTCGAGAGTGTTCTTCTGTCGACCAGCCAGTGGACGGTGCGCTGGGGAGAAATAGCTGCAGGCGCCAGCACAAGCGATCAGGCACAGCGCCGCAGGAAAACGGGGTCCAACCGATGA
- a CDS encoding PilZ domain-containing protein, with amino-acid sequence MKLDGRKAFRVRMDHKQSVNLMGSDGTWRRKCVLLDVSQSGAKIEVEGTLDVLQAKEFFLLLSSTGLAYRRCELVWIDGTTAGVHFITADGKRRPVSAPAAAAQTSVQSK; translated from the coding sequence ATGAAGCTCGACGGTCGAAAGGCGTTTCGCGTACGGATGGATCACAAGCAGTCGGTCAATTTGATGGGGTCCGACGGCACGTGGCGGCGCAAGTGCGTCCTGCTCGACGTTTCGCAGAGCGGCGCCAAGATCGAGGTCGAAGGCACGCTCGACGTGCTGCAAGCCAAGGAATTCTTCTTGCTGCTGTCGTCGACAGGGCTGGCGTACCGCCGCTGCGAACTGGTCTGGATCGATGGAACCACCGCCGGCGTCCACTTCATCACCGCGGACGGCAAGAGGCGACCGGTGAGCGCACCGGCGGCCGCCGCGCAGACCTCCGTTCAAAGCAAATAG
- a CDS encoding HD-GYP domain-containing protein yields the protein MQNARTRASPVNADSGPRTTVSARPFVHVLADSSDKLAGICSALERKFTVAGERLDAEAKLSQVPYAIVIRAELRDFDNIAAIKKRSGKLAKVTKRIFLVEHSSHISISQAYALGATLVLAGPIDKAKLLAALADPAEATSGSATGATQPDDAVETAATAVASMFTAVTLGEPLDVDGTKDAGRKIAERITEHGLSEWLTTVRRHHEGTYQHCLLVTGVAIDFGLSLGVGRTDLERLYSAAMFHDIGKAQIPLAILDKPGRLSADERAMIETHPAAGYDFLKDHDKITPEILDAVRHHHEYLDGSGYPDALSGESIKDVVRILTISDIFAALIEHRPYKPTMPRTEAYNILCGMTGKLEKALVTSFKDIALTR from the coding sequence GTGCAGAACGCGCGAACCAGAGCCAGCCCCGTCAATGCCGATAGCGGTCCCCGAACCACGGTATCGGCACGACCATTCGTGCATGTGCTCGCCGATTCCTCCGACAAATTGGCGGGGATCTGCTCGGCCCTCGAACGGAAATTTACCGTTGCGGGCGAACGGCTCGATGCGGAGGCGAAGCTGTCGCAAGTGCCCTACGCCATCGTGATACGTGCGGAGTTGCGTGATTTCGACAACATCGCGGCGATCAAGAAGAGAAGCGGCAAGCTGGCGAAGGTCACGAAGCGCATCTTCCTCGTCGAGCACTCCTCTCATATCAGTATCTCGCAGGCCTATGCGCTCGGTGCAACGCTCGTCCTTGCCGGCCCGATCGACAAGGCCAAGCTGCTCGCGGCGCTGGCTGATCCTGCCGAGGCGACATCCGGTTCGGCAACCGGCGCGACGCAGCCGGACGATGCCGTCGAGACAGCCGCAACCGCCGTCGCGTCGATGTTCACCGCGGTGACACTCGGCGAGCCCCTCGACGTCGATGGCACCAAGGATGCCGGTCGCAAGATCGCAGAGCGCATCACCGAGCACGGCCTCTCCGAATGGCTCACGACCGTCCGGCGCCACCACGAGGGAACCTACCAGCACTGTCTGCTCGTGACCGGCGTGGCGATCGACTTCGGACTAAGCCTCGGCGTCGGCAGGACGGATCTCGAGCGCCTCTACTCGGCCGCGATGTTCCACGACATCGGCAAGGCGCAGATCCCGCTTGCGATCCTGGACAAGCCCGGCCGCCTCAGTGCCGACGAGCGCGCCATGATCGAGACGCATCCGGCCGCCGGCTATGACTTTCTGAAGGACCACGACAAGATCACGCCCGAGATTCTCGACGCAGTCAGGCATCACCACGAATATCTCGACGGCAGCGGGTACCCGGACGCGCTGTCCGGGGAGAGCATTAAAGACGTCGTGCGCATTCTCACGATCTCGGACATCTTCGCCGCGCTGATCGAGCACCGCCCCTACAAGCCGACGATGCCACGTACGGAGGCCTACAATATTCTCTGCGGGATGACCGGGAAGCTGGAGAAGGCGCTCGTCACGTCCTTCAAAGACATCGCACTCACCCGCTAA
- a CDS encoding nitroreductase encodes MEFETLVQSRRSVRGFKNEPVPRAVIEAIIESAKRAPSSMNTQPWHVHVLTGQPLEQVRHRNMQEMVAGAKVKRDIISHGEYQGVHRTRQVDVAKKLFGAMGIARDDKPMRQDWVLRGFRQFDAPVSLVLSYDRVLDPGAVCHFDLGALCYGIVLAAWDRGLGSVINGQGIMRSDIVREVARIPEDEVIMTCVALGYPDDSFAANAVRSDREGNEEFVRYVGFAD; translated from the coding sequence GTGGAATTCGAAACGCTGGTCCAGTCGCGCCGCAGCGTGCGCGGTTTCAAGAACGAGCCGGTGCCGCGCGCGGTGATCGAGGCGATCATCGAAAGTGCCAAGCGCGCGCCGTCGTCGATGAACACGCAGCCCTGGCACGTCCATGTGCTCACCGGCCAACCGCTGGAACAGGTGCGCCACCGCAATATGCAGGAGATGGTCGCGGGTGCCAAGGTCAAGCGCGACATCATCAGCCACGGCGAGTATCAGGGCGTTCACCGCACGCGCCAGGTCGACGTCGCCAAGAAACTGTTCGGTGCGATGGGGATCGCGCGCGACGACAAGCCGATGCGGCAGGATTGGGTGCTGCGCGGCTTCCGCCAGTTCGACGCGCCGGTGTCGCTGGTGCTCAGCTATGACCGCGTGCTCGACCCCGGCGCGGTCTGTCATTTCGATCTCGGCGCGCTCTGCTACGGCATCGTGCTCGCGGCGTGGGACCGTGGCCTCGGCTCCGTGATCAACGGGCAGGGCATCATGCGATCCGACATCGTGCGCGAGGTTGCCAGAATCCCCGAGGACGAGGTCATCATGACCTGCGTCGCGCTGGGCTATCCCGACGATAGCTTCGCGGCGAACGCGGTTCGCTCGGATCGGGAGGGCAACGAGGAGTTCGTCCGGTACGTCGGCTTTGCTGACTGA
- a CDS encoding alpha/beta hydrolase: MAAPLDPVIAQIIPLLPLRDPTTMTPQSARDSLRALAAARAAVAPPPVDVVQDIKVKGGAGARDARVYRIGTGPAPTVVFFHGGGWVAGDLDTHDRQARWLAIETGAVVISVDYRRPPETRFPGAFEDAFAAASDVFNRVAEFGDDVKRLGVAGDSAGGNLAAATAIACRDAGLRLAAQLLVYPVIDVVGRYVDPQENLRYPSRAENAEGYFLSRAVMAWFAGHYLAELGHAADWRVSPLRAASLSGVAPAVVTTAWFDPLRDEGAAYARALQAAGVSVKHHEGAGLIHGYFGLGDASEVARVEAQRARADFKALLARGI; the protein is encoded by the coding sequence ATGGCCGCGCCGCTCGATCCCGTCATCGCCCAGATCATTCCGCTGCTACCGCTGCGCGATCCGACGACGATGACGCCACAGAGCGCCCGCGATTCCTTGCGCGCACTGGCTGCGGCGCGCGCGGCCGTGGCGCCGCCTCCGGTCGATGTCGTGCAGGACATCAAGGTGAAGGGCGGCGCCGGCGCGCGCGATGCGCGCGTTTATCGGATCGGCACCGGTCCCGCGCCGACGGTGGTGTTCTTCCACGGCGGCGGCTGGGTGGCGGGCGATCTCGATACCCACGACCGGCAGGCGCGATGGCTTGCCATCGAGACCGGCGCGGTCGTCATCTCCGTCGACTACCGCCGGCCGCCTGAGACCCGCTTTCCCGGCGCATTCGAGGACGCCTTCGCGGCTGCCAGCGACGTCTTCAACCGCGTCGCGGAATTTGGCGACGACGTCAAGCGCCTCGGCGTTGCCGGCGACAGCGCCGGCGGCAATCTCGCGGCAGCAACCGCGATCGCCTGCCGCGATGCCGGCCTGAGGCTCGCCGCACAATTATTGGTCTATCCCGTGATCGACGTCGTGGGCCGCTACGTCGATCCGCAGGAGAACCTGCGCTATCCGTCACGCGCGGAGAATGCGGAAGGGTATTTCCTGTCGCGCGCCGTGATGGCGTGGTTTGCGGGTCATTATCTCGCCGAACTCGGCCACGCCGCGGACTGGCGGGTCTCGCCATTGCGTGCCGCCTCGCTCTCCGGAGTGGCGCCCGCGGTCGTGACCACCGCCTGGTTCGATCCGCTGCGCGACGAAGGCGCAGCCTATGCGCGGGCGCTGCAGGCGGCCGGCGTGTCGGTGAAGCATCATGAAGGCGCCGGCCTGATCCACGGCTATTTCGGCCTCGGCGACGCGTCCGAAGTTGCCCGGGTCGAGGCGCAACGCGCACGCGCCGATTTCAAGGCGTTGCTCGCGCGCGGGATATGA
- a CDS encoding dienelactone hydrolase family protein — protein MLSIAAAPATPQTIYLRSADGRTEIVGYLFQPTTPRPWPAIVMLHGRGGPYSSNDNADCTYVGANIASPCDATTLSKRHMMWGEYWSAHGYLALLPDSFGPRGKAHGFGRFTHDDPDRADVNETDVRPLDAEGALAYLRGRGDIMPDQIFLQGWSNGGSTALNVMIRQGSQVTGYRGTLAFYPGCGQAALLAPTIFTAAPIAMFLGADDEEVSPLICQHVADRSRQAGSRIEITVYPGATHDFDEPSPQRQSAPGNQAAMDDALVKAIAILDRWKN, from the coding sequence TTGCTGTCGATCGCGGCGGCCCCGGCCACGCCGCAGACCATCTACTTGCGAAGCGCTGACGGTCGCACGGAGATCGTCGGCTATCTTTTCCAGCCCACCACACCTCGCCCCTGGCCCGCCATTGTCATGCTGCACGGCCGCGGCGGGCCCTACTCCAGCAACGACAATGCCGATTGCACGTATGTCGGCGCCAACATCGCCTCGCCCTGCGACGCCACCACCTTGTCCAAGCGCCATATGATGTGGGGGGAATACTGGTCGGCGCATGGCTATCTGGCCCTGCTGCCGGACAGTTTCGGCCCGCGCGGCAAGGCGCACGGCTTCGGCCGCTTCACCCATGACGATCCCGATCGCGCCGACGTCAACGAGACAGATGTGCGCCCGCTCGATGCCGAAGGCGCCCTTGCCTATCTGCGCGGCCGCGGCGACATCATGCCCGATCAGATTTTTCTTCAGGGCTGGTCCAATGGCGGCAGCACCGCGCTAAACGTGATGATCCGGCAAGGCAGCCAGGTAACGGGCTATCGCGGCACACTCGCGTTCTATCCGGGCTGCGGACAGGCCGCGCTGCTCGCGCCAACCATCTTCACCGCAGCCCCAATTGCCATGTTTCTCGGCGCCGATGACGAGGAGGTGTCGCCGTTGATCTGTCAGCACGTCGCCGACCGGTCGCGGCAGGCCGGCAGCCGCATCGAAATCACCGTCTACCCCGGCGCGACCCATGATTTCGACGAGCCATCGCCGCAGCGGCAGTCCGCGCCTGGCAATCAGGCCGCCATGGACGACGCGCTCGTCAAGGCCATCGCAATCCTCGACCGCTGGAAAAATTGA
- a CDS encoding type II asparaginase, with protein MRDQIIATMSLLFALLISFDVANARGPGLPNVMVLATGGTIAGTGASSTTVVGYTAATVGIETLLNAVPELKTVANVKGEQVFQIASENMNNDYWLKLAKRVNTLLAQDDVDGIVITHGTDTIEETSYFLDLVVKSKKPVVIVGAMRPSTAISADGPINLFNAVILAGSEEAVGKGVLVALNDQINAAREVTKNNTSTADTFRTPELGFLGYMQGNKPYFYRQSTRRHTADSEFDVSNLDVLPQVDIVYGYANMNRVAVDAFVAAGAKGIVHAGVGDGSLARPAVEPALDEARKKGVVIVRSSRVGNGIVARNGEAKDDEHDFVVSDTLNPQKARILLMLALTKTTDTKEIQRMFYTY; from the coding sequence GTGCGTGATCAGATCATAGCGACCATGAGCCTGCTGTTCGCGCTGCTCATCAGTTTTGACGTCGCGAACGCAAGAGGTCCCGGTCTGCCCAACGTCATGGTTCTGGCAACCGGTGGCACGATCGCCGGCACCGGCGCGAGCAGCACCACCGTGGTCGGCTACACCGCAGCCACGGTCGGCATCGAGACCCTGCTGAACGCCGTCCCCGAACTGAAAACGGTGGCCAACGTCAAGGGCGAGCAGGTCTTCCAGATCGCCAGCGAGAACATGAACAATGACTACTGGCTCAAGCTCGCAAAGCGCGTCAACACGCTGCTCGCGCAGGACGACGTCGATGGGATCGTGATCACGCACGGGACCGACACGATCGAGGAAACCAGCTATTTCCTGGACCTCGTCGTCAAGAGCAAGAAGCCTGTCGTGATTGTCGGCGCGATGCGGCCCTCGACAGCGATCAGCGCGGATGGGCCGATCAACCTCTTCAACGCGGTGATCCTGGCCGGCAGTGAAGAGGCCGTCGGCAAGGGCGTGCTCGTCGCCCTCAACGATCAGATCAACGCCGCGCGCGAGGTCACCAAGAACAACACCTCGACGGCTGACACCTTCCGCACGCCGGAACTCGGCTTCCTCGGCTACATGCAGGGCAACAAGCCGTATTTCTATCGTCAATCGACGCGACGGCACACAGCGGACTCCGAATTCGACGTTTCCAACCTCGATGTCTTGCCGCAAGTCGACATCGTCTACGGCTATGCCAACATGAACCGCGTCGCGGTCGACGCGTTTGTCGCCGCCGGAGCCAAGGGGATCGTGCATGCCGGCGTCGGTGACGGCAGCCTGGCTCGGCCCGCGGTCGAGCCGGCTCTCGACGAGGCCCGCAAGAAGGGTGTGGTGATCGTTCGCAGCAGCCGGGTCGGAAACGGCATCGTCGCACGCAACGGCGAGGCCAAGGACGACGAACACGACTTCGTCGTCTCGGATACGCTCAATCCGCAAAAGGCGCGCATTTTGCTGATGTTGGCACTGACCAAGACGACCGACACCAAGGAGATCCAACGGATGTTCTACACGTATTAG